A part of Anabas testudineus chromosome 9, fAnaTes1.2, whole genome shotgun sequence genomic DNA contains:
- the LOC113150952 gene encoding LOW QUALITY PROTEIN: ubiquilin-1 (The sequence of the model RefSeq protein was modified relative to this genomic sequence to represent the inferred CDS: deleted 1 base in 1 codon): MSGATGDEPGAPGECHSSERIHVAVKSVTDSQHFDVRGDCTVRQLKWGLSERLGASAEQLVLIHSGRVLRESEVLSHLKGQEKAVSLCLIRRAQYSPAAPASDPASETTQSELTAVFGHSHDIATPSPTSPLCLVAGLDSLGLTNSGPGIFAALQHQMEKQLQADPEVMRGVLSSPFVQSTLSASSPQLTRQLILSNPQIQQLLETNPEVGDMLNNTDAITQVLQLVRNPDMIEEVIRNEHRALDSSQSEQENPETLTNESDGLQKTEVNTLEHSFKLSQIHIGGPPVVTATSGKPEGERDQTLPDPQRTVTAGMQPLLEEIMASPGLMESLLSGPYISNLLNCLSQNPDLAAQMLLSHPLFSGNPQLQHQMRQQLPLFLQQMQSPELLSALLNPRAMEAVLQIQQGLQTLATEAPALIPLTELENGGTSVNAAPKLASDSVLDNQSGSGSHVATVTEQQQQFVQQMLQTLANTNNRVHSEEAEFQEAMEQLSSMGFRDRQANLQALIRTGGDVTTAIQQLLSL, from the exons ATGTCAGGAGCGACGGGAGATGAACCCGGAGCTCCGGGTGAATGTCACAGCTCTGAGAGGATCCATGTTGCCGTGAAAAGTGTCACGGACAGTCAGCACTTCGACGTTAGAGGAGACTGCACCGTCAGACAG TTGAAATGGGGTCTGTCAGAGCGCTTG GGAGCCTCAGCAGAGCAGCTGGTCCTGATCCACTCAGGCCGAGTCCTGAGAGAGTCCGAAGTCCTGAGTCACCTTAAAGGACAGGAGAAGGCGGTCAGCCTCTGCCTGATCAGAAG GGCTCAGTATTCACCTGCTGCACCCGCCAGTGATCCAGCTTCAGAAACGACTCAGTCAGAGCTCACAGCTGTTTTTGGCCACAGCCATGACATTGCCACACCGTCTCCCACCTCTCCCCTTTGTCTTG TGGCAGGTCTGGATAGTCTTGGCTTAACCAACTCTGGGCCTGGCATCTTTGCTGCCCTCCAACACCAGATGGAGAAGCAGCTGCAGGCTGACCCAGAGGTGATGCGCGGTGTTCTGAGCAGCCCCTTTGTGCAAAGCACCCTCTCGGCCTCCAGTCCCCAACTAACAAGACAGCTCATTCTGTCCAATCCCCAAATCCAGCAGCTCCTGGAGACAAACCCAGAAGTGGGAGATATGCTTAACAACACAGATGCCATCACACAG GTGTTGCAGCTTGTCAGGAACCCTGACATGATAGAGGAAGTGATCCGTAATGAACACAGGGCATTAGACAGTTCACAGTCAGAGCAGGAGAACCCTGAAACTCTCACTAATGAGTCTGATGGCCTTCAGAAGACTGAAGTAAATACACTGGAACATAGTTTCAAGTTATCACAG ATTCACATAGGAGGACCCCCTGTGGTGACTGCAACATCTGGGAAACCTGAAGGAGAAAGGGATCAGACACTGCCAGATCCCCAGCGCACCGTTACTGCAG GCATGCAGCCATTGTTGGAGGAAATCATGGCCAGTCCCGGTCTGATGGAGAGCCTGCTGTCTGGGCCGTACATCAGCAACCTTCTGAATTGCCTCAGCCAGAACCCTGACCTGGCTGCACAG ATGCTGCTGAGCCACCCTTTGTTTTCAGGGAATccacagctgcagcatcagATGAGGCAGCAGCTCCCCCTCTTCCTACAACAg ATGCAGAGTCCAGAGCTGTTGTCAGCTTTGTTGAATCCTAGAGCAATGGAGGCTGTGCTACAGATCCAACAGGGTCTTCAAACTCTGGCTACAGAGGCCCCTGCCCTCATACCCCT GACTGAACTTGAAAACGGTGGAACCAGTGTCAATGCAGCCCCCAAGCTTGCGTCTGACTCGGTCCTGGACAACCAATCAGGAAGTGGTTCTCATGTTGCTACAGTgacggagcagcagcagcaatttGTACAACAGATGCTACAGACTCTGGCTAACACTAATAATCGG GTCCACAGTGAGGAGGCCGAGTTCCAGGAGGCGATGGAGCAGCTGAGCTCAATGGGcttcagagacagacaggcaaacCTTCAGGCCCTCATCCGCACAGGAGGAGACGTCACCACTGCTATACAACAACTGCTCAGTCTCTGA
- the gkap1 gene encoding G kinase-anchoring protein 1 isoform X1: MASSAMITVPTTASRFALLQIESDSDSDNSESGKTTVKGGRDTSGKPRQGKAGAAGGKATQGNEKKKDKKKKKKEQQQSEANELRNLAFKKIPQKSCAPPPCMSLSEIASELLIPASGDQNVPSEGWQQWKQRDEQITTELYEADLEKALILSKLDYEQQKQNNTNTSSPKSRGGKESGGKKDKKKNQQTKDKKTVSLQDFQADGSAEHLNRKQEKEDARAANPALGIGQEERFFNRLEDDVSRIIQQEKRREQYANCQGQEVNTSTEHEPDPRAEQLKYELEKKEEEIHKLKKTISEWEVKYKEVKARNSQLLKMLQQGEMKDKAEILLQVEELLHIKEELSSQVTSLHAALEQERSKVKGLQSEQPKHQKQQPVGQVKRGTLSWKQKRKERPGNGSMKGAIRKNLNRKINK, from the exons ATGGCATCATCTGCAATGATCACCGTGCCCACCACCGCCTCCCGCTTCGCCCTTCTCCAGATAGAGTCTGACTCAGACTCCGACAACTCCGAATCGGGCAAGACCACAGTCAAAGGTGGACGGGACACGTCCGGGAAGCCCCGGCAAGGAAAGGCTGGAGCAGCCGGGGGGAAGGCGACACAGGGCAacgagaaaaagaaagacaagaaaaagaaaaagaaggaacaaCAGCAGAGTGAGGCAAACGAG tTACGGAATCTGGCCTTCAAGAAGATTCCTCAGAAGTCTTGTGCCCCGCCTCCCTGTATGTCATTGTCAGAAATAGCCAGTGAGCTTCTCATCCCTGCATCAGGGGACCAAAATGTACCGTCAGAGGGGTGGCAACAGTGGAAGCAGAGAGATGAGCAG aTAACCACTGAACTATATGAGGCGGACTTAGAAAAGGCCTTGATTCTAAGTAAACTGGACtatgaacaacaaaaacag aacaacacaaatacatccTCCCCAAAGTCacgaggaggaaaagaaagtggagggaagaaggacaagaagaagaatcagcagacaaaagacaaaaagacagtaTCACTGCAGGACTTTCAGGCTGACGGCAGTGCAG AACATTTGAATAGGAAACAAGAGAAAGAG GACGCCAGAGCAGCTAACCCAGCACTGGGGATTGGGCAGGAAGAGCGTTTTTTTAACAGGCTGGAGGATGATGTCAGCCGGATTATCCAACAAGAGAAAAGACGTGAGCAGTACGCTAACTGTCAGGGACAGGAAGTCAACACGTCCACAGAACATGAACCG GATcccagagcagagcagctgaagTACGAGctagagaagaaagaagaggaaattcATAAATTAAAGAAGACTATCTCAGAGTGGGAG GTGAAATACAAAGAGGTGAAAGCAAGAAATTCCCAGCTACTTAAGATGCTCCAACAAGGAGAGA TGAAAGATAAAGCAGAAATCCTTCTCCAAGTAGAAGAGCTACTACACATCAAAGAAGAACTGTCATCACAG gttaCATCACTACATGCTGCTTTAGAACAAGAAAGATCAAAAGTCAAAGGTTTGCAGTCAGAGCAACCGAAACATCAG AAACAGCAGCCAGTAGGTCAGGTCAAACGAGGAACGTTGAGTT ggaaacaaaaaaggaaagaaaggccTGGAAATGGATCTATGAAGGGTGCAATAAGAAAAAACCTAAAtagaaaaattaataaatga
- the gkap1 gene encoding G kinase-anchoring protein 1 isoform X2 — protein sequence MASSAMITVPTTASRFALLQIESDSDSDNSESGKTTVKGGRDTSGKPRQGKAGAAGGKATQGNEKKKDKKKKKKEQQQSEANELRNLAFKKIPQKSCAPPPCMSLSEIASELLIPASGDQNVPSEGWQQWKQRDEQITTELYEADLEKALILSKLDYEQQKQNNTNTSSPKSRGGKESGGKKDKKKNQQTKDKKTVSLQDFQADGSAEHLNRKQEKEDARAANPALGIGQEERFFNRLEDDVSRIIQQEKRREQYANCQGQEVNTSTEHEPDPRAEQLKYELEKKEEEIHKLKKTISEWEVKYKEVKARNSQLLKMLQQGEMKDKAEILLQVEELLHIKEELSSQVTSLHAALEQERSKVKGLQSEQPKHQGNKKGKKGLEMDL from the exons ATGGCATCATCTGCAATGATCACCGTGCCCACCACCGCCTCCCGCTTCGCCCTTCTCCAGATAGAGTCTGACTCAGACTCCGACAACTCCGAATCGGGCAAGACCACAGTCAAAGGTGGACGGGACACGTCCGGGAAGCCCCGGCAAGGAAAGGCTGGAGCAGCCGGGGGGAAGGCGACACAGGGCAacgagaaaaagaaagacaagaaaaagaaaaagaaggaacaaCAGCAGAGTGAGGCAAACGAG tTACGGAATCTGGCCTTCAAGAAGATTCCTCAGAAGTCTTGTGCCCCGCCTCCCTGTATGTCATTGTCAGAAATAGCCAGTGAGCTTCTCATCCCTGCATCAGGGGACCAAAATGTACCGTCAGAGGGGTGGCAACAGTGGAAGCAGAGAGATGAGCAG aTAACCACTGAACTATATGAGGCGGACTTAGAAAAGGCCTTGATTCTAAGTAAACTGGACtatgaacaacaaaaacag aacaacacaaatacatccTCCCCAAAGTCacgaggaggaaaagaaagtggagggaagaaggacaagaagaagaatcagcagacaaaagacaaaaagacagtaTCACTGCAGGACTTTCAGGCTGACGGCAGTGCAG AACATTTGAATAGGAAACAAGAGAAAGAG GACGCCAGAGCAGCTAACCCAGCACTGGGGATTGGGCAGGAAGAGCGTTTTTTTAACAGGCTGGAGGATGATGTCAGCCGGATTATCCAACAAGAGAAAAGACGTGAGCAGTACGCTAACTGTCAGGGACAGGAAGTCAACACGTCCACAGAACATGAACCG GATcccagagcagagcagctgaagTACGAGctagagaagaaagaagaggaaattcATAAATTAAAGAAGACTATCTCAGAGTGGGAG GTGAAATACAAAGAGGTGAAAGCAAGAAATTCCCAGCTACTTAAGATGCTCCAACAAGGAGAGA TGAAAGATAAAGCAGAAATCCTTCTCCAAGTAGAAGAGCTACTACACATCAAAGAAGAACTGTCATCACAG gttaCATCACTACATGCTGCTTTAGAACAAGAAAGATCAAAAGTCAAAGGTTTGCAGTCAGAGCAACCGAAACATCAG ggaaacaaaaaaggaaagaaaggccTGGAAATGGATCTATGA
- the gkap1 gene encoding G kinase-anchoring protein 1 isoform X3 produces the protein MASSAMITVPTTASRFALLQIESDSDSDNSESGKTTVKGGRDTSGKPRQGKAGAAGGKATQGNEKKKDKKKKKKEQQQSEANELRNLAFKKIPQKSCAPPPCMSLSEIASELLIPASGDQNVPSEGWQQWKQRDEQITTELYEADLEKALILSKLDYEQQKQNNTNTSSPKSRGGKESGGKKDKKKNQQTKDKKTVSLQDFQADGSAEHLNRKQEKEDARAANPALGIGQEERFFNRLEDDVSRIIQQEKRREQYANCQGQEVNTSTEHEPDPRAEQLKYELEKKEEEIHKLKKTISEWEVKYKEVKARNSQLLKMLQQGEMKDKAEILLQVEELLHIKEELSSQVTSLHAALEQERSKVKGLQSEQPKHQNRNSSQ, from the exons ATGGCATCATCTGCAATGATCACCGTGCCCACCACCGCCTCCCGCTTCGCCCTTCTCCAGATAGAGTCTGACTCAGACTCCGACAACTCCGAATCGGGCAAGACCACAGTCAAAGGTGGACGGGACACGTCCGGGAAGCCCCGGCAAGGAAAGGCTGGAGCAGCCGGGGGGAAGGCGACACAGGGCAacgagaaaaagaaagacaagaaaaagaaaaagaaggaacaaCAGCAGAGTGAGGCAAACGAG tTACGGAATCTGGCCTTCAAGAAGATTCCTCAGAAGTCTTGTGCCCCGCCTCCCTGTATGTCATTGTCAGAAATAGCCAGTGAGCTTCTCATCCCTGCATCAGGGGACCAAAATGTACCGTCAGAGGGGTGGCAACAGTGGAAGCAGAGAGATGAGCAG aTAACCACTGAACTATATGAGGCGGACTTAGAAAAGGCCTTGATTCTAAGTAAACTGGACtatgaacaacaaaaacag aacaacacaaatacatccTCCCCAAAGTCacgaggaggaaaagaaagtggagggaagaaggacaagaagaagaatcagcagacaaaagacaaaaagacagtaTCACTGCAGGACTTTCAGGCTGACGGCAGTGCAG AACATTTGAATAGGAAACAAGAGAAAGAG GACGCCAGAGCAGCTAACCCAGCACTGGGGATTGGGCAGGAAGAGCGTTTTTTTAACAGGCTGGAGGATGATGTCAGCCGGATTATCCAACAAGAGAAAAGACGTGAGCAGTACGCTAACTGTCAGGGACAGGAAGTCAACACGTCCACAGAACATGAACCG GATcccagagcagagcagctgaagTACGAGctagagaagaaagaagaggaaattcATAAATTAAAGAAGACTATCTCAGAGTGGGAG GTGAAATACAAAGAGGTGAAAGCAAGAAATTCCCAGCTACTTAAGATGCTCCAACAAGGAGAGA TGAAAGATAAAGCAGAAATCCTTCTCCAAGTAGAAGAGCTACTACACATCAAAGAAGAACTGTCATCACAG gttaCATCACTACATGCTGCTTTAGAACAAGAAAGATCAAAAGTCAAAGGTTTGCAGTCAGAGCAACCGAAACATCAG AATAGAAACAGCAGCCAGTAG